The window CAATTCCAAAGTAAAAAAATATTGGAGTTGCTCTTTTTATTATAAACTTATTTATTTTTTTTTCATAAATTTTTGAAAATAATTATTTTGAGAATCTTTATTAACCTGGTTTTCTTTTATTTTTCCAGATTTTTTTGAATCGGACTTATTTCCTAAAGATCCTACTTTGAAATACTTAGGAAATTTTTCATAAATATTTTTTTGTACTTTTGAATAATCACTTCCATCGCCAATAACAAATTCTTCATATACCTCATCTTCATCATCAACGTAAATAGTAATCTCTAGTAAATCGTTTTTCTTTGTTTTTATAAGATTAAAATCTTTTATATTTTCAATTAAAAACTCATCAGCTTCATCGTCAACTTTATTTAGTACAACTAACTCTCCATCTAATTTTTTTGCTAATTTAATATATCCTTCTAAAATTTCAATTAACATATCTCTTGTAACATTATACATAGCTAAAAACCTCCTTATTATATGTTTTATACTGTATTATTATCTCATATTTTATAAAAACTTACAATATTTTCAATATTATTAAAAATAACAATTATTTTCAATTAATAAAACTTCAGATAAGAGGCATTATATGTAGTTTTATAATGCGATTTAATTTATTGTAATTATTATTTTTACTTATCATTAATTTTATTAAAAATAAGCGAATAAAACAACTCACTATTATTTATATTTTTATATTTTAAATACTCAAAAACAAAAAAGTTGACAAATTTTGTGAAATATAGTACAATAGTCTGTATTTTTATCACTGATATAATCCTGTAATAAGGTCAGGAGTTTCTACAAGCCACCGTAAATGGCTTATTATTAGGAGGAGTAATGGAAAACATTAAACAAAAGAATAATGGTGTGCTAAGGGCTATTGATTCTTACTTTCAACTTAGCCATTATAACACTACAATTTCAACAGAAATAACTGCTGGAATTACAACTTTTATGACGATGGCATACATCTTAATAGTTCAGCCTTTATTTATGAGTGCTGCTGGAATGGATGTTAAAGCTGTTACTATTGTAACTGCTCTGCTATCAGCTGCTTTTTCTATCGTTATGGGTCTTTATACAAATAGACCATTTGCTATGGCACCAGCTATGGGAGGAAATGCATTTTTCGCCTATACTCTAGTCGCTGGAGGAATGGTTAATTGGCAAACAGCTATGGGAATGGTATTTTTATCTGGAATAGGTTTTTTAGTTCTTACAGTTTTCGGATTAAGAGGACTTATTGTAGAAGCAATTCCTAAAAACTTAAAGTTTGCTATAGGAGTAGCTGTTGGATTTTTTATAGCTATGGTAGGATTTAAAAATGGTCAAATAATGACAATTTCTAATGGAACTATATCTATGGGAAGTATCTATAATCCAAATACTATATTATCTTTAATCGGACTTTTTATTACAATTGCACTTGTTTTAAATAAAGTTAGAGGTGGAGTTTTAATTGGTATAGTGATTACTACACTACTTGGAATTCCAATGGGGATAACTCAAATACCTGAGAGCTTTTTCTCTATGCCACCATCAATATCTAGTATAGCTTTTAAACTTGATATAATGGGAGCATTAAAATTTGCATTTTTACCTTTAATATTCACATTTTTCGTAGGAGATTTCTTCTGTACTCTAGGGACTTTATTAGGAGTTTCAGCACAAGCTGGACTTTTAGATGAAAATGGTAATTTACCAGAAGTAGATAAGCCTTTCCTAGTTGATTCTATAGCAACTATTGTTGGAGCATTATTTGGTTCTACAACAATAACAACATTTTTAGAGTCAGCAGCTGGAGTTGAAGAGGGAGGAAGAACAGGTCTAACTGCAATATCTACAGGAATTTGCTTTATATTTACAATTTTCTTAACACCAATTGTTTATATAATTCCATCTGCTGCAACAGCACCAGCATTAATTTTTATAGGTATCCTTATGATGACAAGTATGAAGTTTATCGATATGGACGATATGACTGAATTTGTTCCAGCTGTTATTACAGTTATGTTTACTGTATTTACAGATAACATGGCATCTGGAATGAGCATGGGTATTATATCTCATGTAATTATAAAGGTATTAACTGGAAGATATAAAGAATTAAACATACCTGTGTTAATTTTAACACTACCACTATTAGGATATTTTATATTCTTATAACAAAATTAATCAAATATCAGATTGAATAAAATTACAAAAGCTGAAGAATTAAAACTCTTCAGCTTTCTTTTATTTTTATTATTTTATAATACCTTTATTTTGGAGAAATTTGTTAATAATATTTTCAATAGGTTCATTTCCTTCAATTGCTAAAAGATTCAACTCTTGCATCTCATCTTCATTTAAAGCTTCTACAAGAGAGTCTAACGCTTCAATAACATCTCCTTTTGTATTTTCAAACCCCTTTCTCATTGTAACTACAACTTCGTAAGGTGGAAAAAACTTTAAATCATCCTCTAAAAGAAGTAACTTATGTTTAGCTATCAATCCATCTGTAGAATAAACTAAAGCAACCTCAATCTTATCTGAAACTAAAGAGTTAATAACCAATCCCTGATCCATAGACAAAATACTTTTAAATCTTATATTGTAAGCTTTTTGTATTCCTAAAAGTCCATCTTCTCTCTCCATAAACTCATGAGGACCACTTAAAACCATATTATTTGCATATCTTTTTAAATCACTAATAGTTTTTATTCCATACTTTTGAGCTACTTCTGGTTTCATAGCAAAAGCATATGTATTTTCAAATCCCATAGGTTCTCTAATATCTAAATTGTGATCTGCTAAATATTCAGATTTTATAATATCAAATACAGTTTTAGCATCTGCCTTCTCTTTCTTTCCTAAATAAGCTGCGTATGCTACACCTGTATATTCAGGGTACACATCAATATCTCCACTTTTAATAGCCTCAAATATAACTGTTCCTGTTCCAAGCTCTACTGTTTTTACTTTATAATTAGTTTTAGCTTCTATTACTTGAGACATCATAACACCTAAAATTCTTTGCTCATTATAATTTTTATGTCCCACAACAATTGTTGGAATACCTCTATTTTTATTATTTTCATATATTCTAAATCCAATTCCTAGTATTAAAATAGCTAGAACTATTTTTAAAATTTTTACATTTTTCTTTTTTTCTTTCGGATTTGTTAGCATTCCACTAGGAGTCAATACTTTTTCCAAAACTCCTAAAAAATAATTTGCTACAAAAGCTAAAATAGCAGTTGGAATAGCTCCTGTTAAAACCAAATTATTATTACTTGTAGATATTCCTCTAAATATAAGTTCTCCTAATCCGCCAGCTCCAATTAGTGCTGCAATTGTAGCTGTGCCTATTGTAGCAACAGTTGAAATTCTAATTCCACCCATTATAACTGCTACAGCAATTGGTAATTTAACCTTAGTCAAAACTTGGAAATTAGTCATCCCCATACCAATAGCAGATTGAATTGTAGATTTATCTACACCTTTTATTCCAATATACGTATTTGTTATAATTGGTAATAGCGAGTATAAAAAAAGTACAAATACTGCTGGCTTTATTCCGATTCCCATAATAGGAATTATCAGACCAAATAATGCTAAACTAGGTATTGTTTGAAATATTCCAGCTATAGTTAAAACTACTTTAGAAAGTCGTTCACTTCTAATTATAAAAATCCCTATTGGAACCCCAATTATAATTGCTATAGCTACAGCAAGACCTGTTATCTCTATATGCTGCATAAGTGCAACATGAACCTCAGGTAGTTTTTCTATAAAATATTTTATAAATGAGTTCATACAGCATCACCCATTCCTATAGATTCCTCTTCAACTTCAGGAGATGGAGCTATTTTACTAATAGCATTAACCAGTCCTAAATTTGTTATAACTCCCGTTAATCTATTTCTATCATCAACAACAGGTATAACTTTTGCATTTATACTAGACATCTTATTTAAAACATCCAGTAAATTACTATCTTTATCTATAGTAGTAAACTCTTTATCCATAATATCTCTTACTCTTAAAATATTATTTTCCATAGCATAAATCAAATTTTTTCTAAATATTATCCCAATAGGTTCACTATATCTTCCACCCTCAGTTTCAGTAACAATAAGAAAATCTGTATCGTGAGTTTTTAAAAGATTAAAAGCTCTAGAGATATTACTTCTTTTTTCAATTGTCCAATAGTGTTTAGACATTATATCTGAAACAAGTAACTTTTTAGGAGTTTTCCAAATTCTATCTTTTCCAATAAACTGCTCTATATACTCAGAAGCTGGCCTTTTTAAAATTTCATCTGGAGTATCAAATTGCAAAATCTCTCCATCTTTTAGAAACGCTATTCTCTCTCCTAATTTTATAGCTTCATCCATATCATGAGTAACAAATATAATAGTTTTTCCTAACTCTTTTTGTAGTTTTAAAACTTCATCTTGAATACTTTCTCTAGTTATAGGATCTAATGCGGAAAATGGTTCATCCATCAAAATTATATCAGGATTTGTAGCCAAAGCTCTAGCTATTCCAACTCTTTGCTTTTGACCTCCCGATACTTCATGAGGATATTTTTCATAGTATATTTCAGGATCAAGATTTAAAAGATTTAATAATTCATAAGCTCTATTTTTTCTTCTTTCTTTTTCCCATTTTAAAAGTTTAGGAACGAGCTCTATATTCTCACCAATAGTCATATGAGGCATAAGTCCCTCTTTTTGTATAACATACCCAATTCTTCTTCTAAGAATTATTGGATCCACTGTACTTATATCTTCTCCATCTATAAGTACAACACCACTAGATGGATCAATAAGTCTATTTATTAATTTCATTGTTGTTGTTTTCCCACAACCAGATTCTCCAATTAAAACGACAAACTCTCCAGTTTTTATTTTAAAATCTATATTTTTTAAAATAAGTGTTCTTTTATCATAAGATTTTGTAACTTTTTTAAACTCAATCATACTCAATCACCTCAAAATATAAATTTTTGTAAAACAAAACCTAATACAGTGTTTGTACTTAAAAATCTTATTTTTCCTTTTTATTTTTTTGTTTTTTTATTTAAGAATTTTCTAACAGTTTTTTATATGTAGAGTTTATACCTATAGCACCTAAAGGAGCTGTTATTAAAACGCTTAAAATGGCTATAGCTTGCAT of the Cetobacterium somerae ATCC BAA-474 genome contains:
- a CDS encoding NCS2 family permease, which gives rise to MENIKQKNNGVLRAIDSYFQLSHYNTTISTEITAGITTFMTMAYILIVQPLFMSAAGMDVKAVTIVTALLSAAFSIVMGLYTNRPFAMAPAMGGNAFFAYTLVAGGMVNWQTAMGMVFLSGIGFLVLTVFGLRGLIVEAIPKNLKFAIGVAVGFFIAMVGFKNGQIMTISNGTISMGSIYNPNTILSLIGLFITIALVLNKVRGGVLIGIVITTLLGIPMGITQIPESFFSMPPSISSIAFKLDIMGALKFAFLPLIFTFFVGDFFCTLGTLLGVSAQAGLLDENGNLPEVDKPFLVDSIATIVGALFGSTTITTFLESAAGVEEGGRTGLTAISTGICFIFTIFLTPIVYIIPSAATAPALIFIGILMMTSMKFIDMDDMTEFVPAVITVMFTVFTDNMASGMSMGIISHVIIKVLTGRYKELNIPVLILTLPLLGYFIFL
- a CDS encoding glycine betaine ABC transporter substrate-binding protein, producing the protein MNSFIKYFIEKLPEVHVALMQHIEITGLAVAIAIIIGVPIGIFIIRSERLSKVVLTIAGIFQTIPSLALFGLIIPIMGIGIKPAVFVLFLYSLLPIITNTYIGIKGVDKSTIQSAIGMGMTNFQVLTKVKLPIAVAVIMGGIRISTVATIGTATIAALIGAGGLGELIFRGISTSNNNLVLTGAIPTAILAFVANYFLGVLEKVLTPSGMLTNPKEKKKNVKILKIVLAILILGIGFRIYENNKNRGIPTIVVGHKNYNEQRILGVMMSQVIEAKTNYKVKTVELGTGTVIFEAIKSGDIDVYPEYTGVAYAAYLGKKEKADAKTVFDIIKSEYLADHNLDIREPMGFENTYAFAMKPEVAQKYGIKTISDLKRYANNMVLSGPHEFMEREDGLLGIQKAYNIRFKSILSMDQGLVINSLVSDKIEVALVYSTDGLIAKHKLLLLEDDLKFFPPYEVVVTMRKGFENTKGDVIEALDSLVEALNEDEMQELNLLAIEGNEPIENIINKFLQNKGIIK
- a CDS encoding betaine/proline/choline family ABC transporter ATP-binding protein (Members of the family are the ATP-binding subunit of ABC transporters for substrates such as betaine, L-proline or other amino acids, choline, carnitine, etc. The substrate specificity is best determined from the substrate-binding subunit, rather than this subunit, as it interacts with the permease subunit and not with substrate directly.), with the protein product MIEFKKVTKSYDKRTLILKNIDFKIKTGEFVVLIGESGCGKTTTMKLINRLIDPSSGVVLIDGEDISTVDPIILRRRIGYVIQKEGLMPHMTIGENIELVPKLLKWEKERRKNRAYELLNLLNLDPEIYYEKYPHEVSGGQKQRVGIARALATNPDIILMDEPFSALDPITRESIQDEVLKLQKELGKTIIFVTHDMDEAIKLGERIAFLKDGEILQFDTPDEILKRPASEYIEQFIGKDRIWKTPKKLLVSDIMSKHYWTIEKRSNISRAFNLLKTHDTDFLIVTETEGGRYSEPIGIIFRKNLIYAMENNILRVRDIMDKEFTTIDKDSNLLDVLNKMSSINAKVIPVVDDRNRLTGVITNLGLVNAISKIAPSPEVEEESIGMGDAV